The sequence ATCCATTCGCCTTTTATTTTGTTTTTACCTGTACCATTATGTGAATCTCTTTCCACTGCATAAGTTCCCTTTAGATCAAAGAGCATTCCACTTTCAAGTTCAAGGGTATATTTTGCATTCAGTCCTATACTAAATATTCTTGTATAGCTTACCCCTGCTGTCAGTGTACTCTTTCCTTTTTCATGTGGTATTACTTTTTTAAGGTCTACTCCTACTTTAGCTGCTGTATAGTCAAATGATTTTGAATCTGTTTCTATAGTTAAAGCTTTGTTTCCTTCCTTTGCTCCATCTTGGTCTATGTAAGTATATGACAGTGTTCCATATGGTTCTAGGAATAGATTATCTCCAATGTTATGAGAATATCTTCCATTCAAATAGATATCATATGATATATCATTATAGTTTGATGAATAATTTCTTGTTTCAGTTAT is a genomic window of Fusobacterium sp. containing:
- a CDS encoding autotransporter outer membrane beta-barrel domain-containing protein; translation: ITETRNYSSNYNDISYDIYLNGRYSHNIGDNLFLEPYGTLSYTYIDQDGAKEGNKALTIETDSKSFDYTAAKVGVDLKKVIPHEKGKSTLTAGVSYTRIFSIGLNAKYTLELESGMLFDLKGTYAVERDSHNGTGKNKIKGEWIVGAGLGYKF